The genomic stretch CAGAGGCTACCCCCCACTCTGTTGAGCCCACAGTGACCGGCACCGTCCCACCCCTAATGTCGGCCTCACCCCCTGGCTCTTGTGTCCACCAATGCTATCTCTCTCAGCACCACTGGCCTCCAaagaatctactttttttttttttttttttggccgtgtcatgcagcttgtgggattttagttcccccaccagggattgaacctggccccTCGGCAGTGACAGTGccacagtcctaaccactggaccaccagggaattcccccaaaaaATCTACTGAAATTCTCAAATTCCAGAGGTCTGTAGATTTtactgaaaatttcaaatgagatAAGATGAGGGGATTACATTGCACATCCTAAAGCAAACAAAGACTCCTTTGTCAGACACTTCCATATTTCCAAGTGCCTCTCTGGAgctgacaggtgggaagtgaagTACCTCTCCCTTTCCAGACCCTGCACCCATCTTGCCACCCTCCCAGATCTGCCAGCAACTTCAGGTTCTTCTCCCATCCACAGTGCAGAAAAATTCAGTCAGCCTTTCCTCAGCTCCCTATCCAAACCTGCGTGTCCAGACTTGTGAAACCTGGGCCTCAGTCACCTGAACCTCCAGACCTGTTCAGAGATTCTTTGTTCCTGAGAATAAACGCCCCCTGGGGTCTTACTGACCTTCCCCCACTCCTTTGGTGGCTTATCGAAATatttctttcacacacacactgagCTCCCCTTAAGAGGAATTAAGGAGAATGTTGTTTTCTCATCTCCTTTCTACACCCAGCTCCCCCTTCTTCCTGGGTGCTAGTGTCAGCAGAAGCTGATGGGGAAGTGAGGCCTGGAACTCAGAGGAGGAGGGaatgaggggaaaggggaagtTTGGGAGGGAGGCCTCCAGGAAGCTGGTGGGAGAGGACAGCTGGCAGACAGAGAGGCGCCCAGCCTGGTCTGTCTCCTCCAGCACCAGCTGAGCTATGAGCCAAACCAGGGATTTGCAGGGTAGGGAAGGTGGAATGGGCAGGGTCCTAAAACAGGAGAAAGAAGGTGGACAGtcctgggctgtgggctgggaaTCTGGCCCATGAAGGCAGAATTGTGATGGCTTCAGGCTGGGCTTGGGGGTGAGGAGAGGAAGGGGGCAGTGAGGCTACATTAACCTTTGCACCCCTTCAGGAGGAAAAGCCTTTGGGCTGCTGAAGGCCCAGCAAGAAGAGAGACTCAGTGAAATCAACAAGGTAAAAGGAAGAACCAAGGGgccgggtggtggtggtggggggcgaCCAGGAGGGTCTACCCAGGTTCTTGCTTTCCCCCACAGCAATTCCTGGATGATCCCAAATATAGCAGTGACGAGGACCTGCCCTCCAAACTGGAAGCCTTCAAGAGTGAGGGGAAAACTATAGGGGTGGAGAAGGGGGTGAGGAGGGTAGGATTTCCCCAGGAAGAAAGCAGACGGCAGAAACGAAGTTGACTTTTGGGATGGGAAAAAGGAAGGCTGCCTCTATCGCCACCCTGGTTACAGTCCCTTTCCCCGGCCTGCCCCTCTCAGGAGCCCCTCTAGTTCCCTACACCGTACCAGGGCCCTCAGCCTCCCAACCTTCACACTTCCTCTACCTGCCCCACCTCTTCTTCATCTTCCCCCCCTACCTAGCGCTCGGTcaatccctgccctgcccctgcctgGGACCCTCAAGCCAGTGCTTACCCTCTCTGCTTTCTCCCCTCACCCAGAGAAATACATGGAGTTTGACCTGAATGGAAATGGAGATATCGGTGAGCAGAGGGTGATCTTCAGGGAGTGTGCAGATCTAGGAAGAGGGAGGTCTttcccacagtgctccattcccagTGGTTCGGGAGAGGGTCCATCGACCAGGGTAGGAAGGGGAATGGGAATGAGGAGGTAGAGGCGACAGAGTGAGAGAGGCTCCCCCTCTTCTTACCCCCATCCTCTGCCTCCAGATATCATGTCCCTGAAGCGAATGCTGGAGAAGCTTGAGGTCCCCAAGACCCACCTGGAGCTAAAAAAATTAATCAGGGAGGTATCCAGCGGCTCTGGGGAGACTTTCAGCTACTCTGACTTTCTCAAGATGATGCTGGGCAAGAGATCTGCCATCCTAAAAATGTGAGGGTCCAGTTCCAACCTCCCCTATACTTACTTACCTGttttctctccccccacctccatccccaggtTCACCTTCTACACATTACTCAGCATGCATTTCTCTTCCGTCTTTTGAGAGACCCTTCCAAGGTGCTATCCTCATCCACGGTCTGATCCCCACAGCCCCCAGTACTCCCACTCCtgccctttctccttctcctcccaccctcacaAACCTCATCCTTTTTCTGGACTTTCACAGTAGACTAAAATTTACTCTCTTGAGAGGACTGTCCCCTGATCCCTGTGTCTCTTCCCATCTCAATCAGGATCCTGATGTATGAAGAGAAAGCAAGAGAACAGGAGAAGCCAACGGGTCCCCCAGCCAAGAAAGCTATCTCTGAGTTGCCCTGATTTGTGGTGAAGGAGATGTGGTGGGATTGAAGGGGCTTCTGTGACTCCAACAtggaaaaagaacacaaaattgTGAGCCAGAGCTAAACTAATTTAAATAAACTACCCTCCTTCAGATCAACAGATCAGCTTGGTCActgtttgggggatttttttttcctgggtttGGGAAGGAGTGAAGCGTCTTTGAGGGAAGGGTAGCAAGGATTTGCCCATATGAGCAATCCATCAACAATTCTGTAGTATGTCTACTACAGCAGATGGTTTTGTACACCAAGGGGGATTCCGGATGTATAAGATAGCCTTGACCTCCCTCAAGGAGTTTAAGTGGGATGAAAAGACATGTACAGACAAAAAATATATCATCCAAGCTCATGATGAAGAGCAAGGATTACCTTGAACCAACATTCTCTATGACTATAAGCTTTGTAACCTCAATGATTATTCATCCTCTCTGAGTCTTTCATTTGAAAACGAGAGTAATATGATCTACCCTGCAGTACCTGACATATCATAAGCCCTCAATAATGTTTAAaacttgaatgaatggatggatggatagatgaaagAACTGGTGTTATTGAATTAAGTAAAGGATTCACGACACTATAAAGCCTGATAATTTAAGTGAAAATGAGCCTCGAGGTCCTGTTGGGGACAAGCTACAACAACCGAATCTATCTAATAAAAGGAAAAGGGGCTTGTATTAGGAGAGTACTGAGGGCAGATTCTGAGCATACAGGATCCCTGGATGGCAGAAAGGGTTAAAAAGCCAATTCCAGGGAAGGCAGGAGCCTGAGAGTTCCCAGACCTTTGGTGAGGCTATTCCTGGACTTTTCCTCCAAGGGGTCCAGATGGATTAACTCCAGCAACTCCCAGTCATTGGCCACTATTTCAGATTTCCTTACTCCCTGGAAAGCAAGAATCGAATTGGTCCAGCTTGTTTCATGTACCAAGGACAGATGAGGCCCCTAGGGCCACTCATTTTGGCCCTTTCCAATGGTAAAGCCAGGTTGGCATCCTAAAGAGTGCTACAGTAACTGTACAGGACTTCAGATGAGGACGAGATCAATGTGGGTTCAATAAAATAtctgaatataacaaaattaatagctaagctttactgagcacctactatacacTGGGTAGAtgctttctgtgtattaattcatttaatcttcccgACAACTCTGGCGACAACAAGGAGGATAGGAAGGATCTGGAGCTTAAACAATTTGTTCATTCAAGATAAATAAATTGGGTTATATTTACACAATGGACTACTATTATATAGCAATAAGAATGAACAGACTACAACTACATGCAACAATGTGGATCAATTTCATTAATacaatgttgagcaaaagaagacAGACATAAAAGAACCCTtactgtacaattccatttatataaagtacaaaaacaagtaaaactaatatatattgttagaagtcaggataatAGTCAGCCTTGGGGGAGGGCAGTGACTACAAGAGGCCCTCAGGCAGCTTTTGTGCTAGTTAGGGTTCTGTTTTTGGTTACATGTTTTGCTTAGTTCATGAAAAGTTAtcaaaatttcatatatatatatatatatatatatatatatatatatatatatatatataaaatacacatatatattacacACTTTgataagaagattttttttttcttttttggctgggttgggtcttcattgctgcatgcaggatttctccagttgcagcaagcaggggctactctaaAGAAGATTTAAAGAATCACTTATTGGACATTAACTATGTTCCATTCCCTATTCCAGGTGCTTGGGATAGaagagtgaacaaaacaaagatccctgCCTTTGTGAAGCTTACATTCTGTTGTGGGAACTGGTGTGGGAGGAGGACagacaataaaaagtaaacataatTTAACATTTATATGATCTATTAGAAAATGACAAGtattatgaaaaaaagagaacGTAGAGCAGGTTAAAGGGAATGAGGGGTGTCAGGATGGTCAGGGaagattaaaattttgaaagggTAATCAGGAGAGGCCTCATTGAGGAGGTGACCAACACTGAGCAAAAACTTCAAGGAAATAAAGGAGTGAGCCATGCAGGTTTCTGGGGGAAGAGTCAGTTGGGCAGAGGGAAAAGGAGCAGAAGGGCCCTAGGGTAAGACAGGTCTGTGCAGATAGGCAgagtaataaaatcagaaacataaTAGAGGGCCAAGTCATCTAGGGTCTTGTGGGCCACAGTAAGGACTttggtgttttggggtttttttttggtatgcgggcctctcactgttgtggcctctcccgttgcggagcacaggctctggatgcgtaggctcagcagccatggcccacgggcccagccgctccgcggcatgtgggatcttcccagactggggcacgaacctgagtcccctgcatcggcaggtggactctcaactactgcaccaccagggaagcccaggactttgGTTTTTATTCTGAGAGAAATGGAGAGGCAATGCAGGACTTTGAGCAAAGGAATGCTTTGAAAACTCCTCTGAGAAAAGGTCCCACTCTGACTGCAGTATAGAGAATAGACTGTGGGAGCAGGGGTAGACTtaggaagaccagttaggaggctgttacTGTAACCCAGGTAAGAGATGAGGACGGCTCAGATCAAAGTGGAAACAGTGGAAGTGAAGAGGTTGGATTCTGGATAATTTCTCGATATAGGATTTCCTGTCTGATTGAAAGTGGAGTGAGATAAAGAAAGGAGTCAGTGAAGTTTCCAGGGTTTTTGACTtaactggaattttttaaaaattaatttttattggagtatagttgctttataatgttgtgttagtttaactgtaatttttaaattgacatcAGCTGAGATGGTAAAGGCTGTGGATAGAGCAGGTATTGGAGGACTGGAGATCAAAATGTTCAGTTCTGGACATACTGAATTTGAAATGATCTGTTAGATACCCAAGAGGTGGTGTCAAGTACATAGCTGTGTATACAAGTCTGGAGTTTTGGAATGAGGTCTCTGATGAATAGACACATTTGAGAGTCATCAGCATATAAACGTTATTTCAAGCCATGAGACTGATGCTCTTGGCAGTTTGGGTAGAAGGTGGGGATGAAGGCTTGACTGAAGTGGGTTTAAGAAAGAATGAGAGGAGAGACATTGGAGACAGTGTGTATGGATAGGTCTTCCAAGAAATTCTGCTGTGGTAACTGACCGGGGAAAGGGGACATGAGTATCATTTTGAAAGtttgagagggacttccctggtggtgcagtggttaagaatccgcctgccaatgcaggggacacgagttcgagccctggtctgggaagatcccacatgccgcagagcaacaaagcccgtgtgccacaactactgagcctgtgctctagagcctgcaagtcacaactactgagcccgcaagccaaaactactgaagcctgcgcacctacagcccatgctccgcaacaagagaagccaccacaatgagaagcctgcacattgcaacgagtagaccccgctcaccacaactagagaaagcctgcgggcagcaacaaagacccaacatagccaaaaataaattaaaaaaaaaaaaaagaatccaccttccaatgcaggggatacgggttcgatccctggtccgggaactaagataccacatgccatgggacaactaagccagcgcaccacaactattgagcctgcacgccacaactagagaagcccgcgcactgtaactagagaagcccacgcacctcaacaaagagcccacatgccacaacaaagacccagcacagccaaaataaaaaattaaaaaatatataaataaaaataatttaaaaataaaaagaaagtttgaGAACTGAAGTCATCTCAACCATCTTAATGGGCCTCAGGATAGAATTCTTACCAGAGTCTTGCTAAATTTTCTGCTCTCATTTTCCATTATGGACAGTCAGTCCCTTAATTTAGCCACACCAGCCTAGGCGTAGGTTCCAAACCCATGCCTTTGCTTATCAGTTCACTGGGCCCAAGATGTGCACTCTCTCCTCAAACGtgttaaaccttttttttaaaattacttattttatttatttggctgcatcgggtcttagttgcagcacacaggatctttgttgcgacatgcgggatctttcgttgtggtgtgcaggctccttgTTGCGacacacaggcttttctctagttgtggcgcatgggctccagagcacactggctcagtagttgcagcgtgcaggctctctagttgtggcgtgcgggctcagtagtcgtggcatgcaggtttagttaccctgcggcatgtgggatcttagttccctgaccagggatcgaacatgtgtcccctgcattggaaggtggattcttaatcattggactaccagggaagtctcctggCTAAATCTTAACTAGTTCTTCATATCACTTAATAAGTCACATTTTTCTAGAAACATTTCTGAACTTGCTCAGGCACAGTCTGATTTTTATTCCTCTACTTCTATAATATTCCTGTGCATATCTCTGGTGCCTTCAGAACATAGTTGTTGACAATGGGTCACttataaatcaaagaggaaactttaaaaagctggagacaaatgaaaacaaaaacacaatgatccacaatctatgggatgcagcaaaaacatttctaagagggaagtttatagcgatacaaACCTACCCCTGGAAACaggaaaaacctcaaataaacaatctaactttacacctaaaggaactagatacagaagaacaaacaaaacccaaaattagtagaaggaaagaaataataaagatgagaacagaaataaatgaaatagagacaaaaaaaaacagaaaatattaatgaaagagctgttctttgaaaagataaacaaaattgataaacctttagccagactcatcaagaaaaagggagagggcccaaatcaataaaatcagaaatgaaaaaggagaagttacaactgacaccacagaaatacaaaggatcataagagattgttacaagtaactatatgccaataaaatggacaacctagaagaaatggacaaattcctagaaatgtacaatctcccaaggctgaatcaggaagaaatagaaaatatgaacaggccagttaccagtaatgaaattgaatcagtaattaaaaaaaaaaacaaaacaacctctcAACAGACAAAACTCCAGAACCACAATGCTTCTACCaaagatgaattctaccaaacatttaaagaagagttaccagggcttccctggtggcacagtagctgagagtccacctgccgatgcaggtgacaggggttcgtgccccagtctgggaagatcccacatgccgcggagcggctaggcccgtgagccatggccgatgagcctgcacgtccagagcctgtgctccgcaacgggagaggccacaatggtgagaggcctgtgtaccacaaaaaaaaaaaaaaaaaaaaaaaagaagagttaccatccatccttctcaaactattccaaaaaactgcagaggaaggaacacttctgaacccattttataaggccagtgtcaccctgataccaaatccagataaagatatcacaaaaaaataaaaattataggccaatatcacagatgaacagagatgcaaaaatcctcagaaactattagcaaatggaattcaacaatacattaaaaggattgtacaccatgatcaagtgggatttatcccagcgaTGCAAGGATGGATCGATGTCcataaatcagtcaatgtgatacaccacattaataaactgaggaataaaaatcatatggtcatctcaacagatgtagGAAAAGCTTGTGataaattcaacattcatttatgattaaaactctccagaaagtgggcacagagggagtatacctcaacataataaaagtcatatatggcaagcccacagctaacatcatactcaatggtgaaaacctgaaacatttcctctaagatcaggaagaatacaaggatgcccactttcattcaacatagtgttggaagtcctagccacaataatcagacaaaaaaaagaaataagaggaatccaaattggaaaggaagaagtaaaactgtcagtttgaagatgacatgatactatagatagaaaattctaaagatgccacaaagaaactactagaactcacCAATGAATCtagtaaagttgcagtatacaacattaacatatagaaatctgttgcatttctacacactatcAATgaattatcaggaaaaaaattaagaaaacaatcccatttacaatcgcatcaaaaagaatgaaatacctaggaataaatctaactaagaaatgtaagacctgaaaccataaaatttctaTAAGAAAACATATGGAGTATGCTCTCTGACATcaatcttagcaatatttttttgaatatgtctcctcagacaagggaaacaaaagcaaaagtcgacaaatgggactatatcaaactaaaaagcttttgcatagcaaaggaaactatcaacaaaatgaaaaggctgccAGAAAGTATCTTATCCCGAATGGGATAAGATacttgcaaataatatatctgataaggggttaatatccaaaatatacaaagaactcatacaatttaaaaaaaagattaaaaaatgggcagaggagaaaaaaaaaatagggacttccctggtgacgcagtggttaagaatctgtctgccaatgcaggggacacggattcgagccctggtctgggaagatcccacatgccgcagagcaactaagcccgtgcgccacaactactgagcctgcactctagagcccgtgagccacaactactgagcccacatgccacaactactgaagcccccacgcctagagcccatgctctgcaagaagagaagccacccaacgagaagcctgagcaccgcagcgaagagtagcccttgcttgctgcaactagagaaagcccgcgcacagcaacgaagacccaatgctggcaaaaaaaaataataataaaaaaatactataaaaaaatgggcaaagggcctgaatagacattttccaaagaagacataaagatggccaataggcacatgaaaagatgctcccatcactaatcatcagggaaatacaactcaaaccacaatgaaatatcccctcacacctgtcagaatggctattatcaaaaagaccacaaataacaagtgttggcaaggatgtggagaaaagggaaccctctttcagtattggcaggaatgtaaattggtgcagccattatggaaaacaatatggagattcctcaaaaaattaaaaatagaactactatacgatccactaattccactcctaggtatttatctgacgaaaatgaaaacattaattcaaaaagatatatgcaccactatgttcattgaagcattatttataacagccaagatatggaagcaacctaagtgcccatcaacaggtgaatagataaagaagatatagtatatatgtaccatggaatattactgagccatgaaaaagaatgaaatcttgccatttgtgtcAACAtggtggacctagagggtatcacgctaagtgaaataagtcagacacagaaaaatactgtatgatttcacttatgtgggatctataaaacataaaaacaaacgtAACATGGCAGAAACAgggtcatagatacagagaacaaacaggtagttggtgggggaggagagaaataggcaAAGGAGATTAAGTGATTAAGTGaaagaaacttccagttacaaaacaaTTGAGTCATggatatgaaatgtacagtgtggggaatatagtcaataattatgtatgATGACAGGTGATAACTAGACTTAtgatggtgatcattttgaaatatcaaatcactatgttgtgtaccaagaactaacatagtattgtaggccaactatacttcaaaaacaaacagggacttccctggtggcgcagtggttaagaatccacctgtcagtgcaggggacaggggttcgagccatagtccgggaagatcccacatgctgcggagcaactaagctcatgcgccacaactactgagcctgcactttagagcccgtgagccacaactactgagcctgtgtgccacaactactgaagcccccacgcctagagcccgtgttctgcaacaagagaagccaccgcaatgagaagcctgtgcacctcaacgaagagtagctcccactcgctgaaactacagaaagcccgcgcgcagcagcaaagacccagcacagccaaaaaataaagaaatttataaaaacaaaacaaaacaaaacttatagagaaagagatcagatttgtggtggGGGGTAAGGGATGGATAAAGGCAGTCAAAAAGTACCAACTtccatttataagataaataaatactaggggTGTCACGTAtagcatgataaatataattaaaactgATAACAGTTGTTAAGAGTAAATTCTCAGAGTTCtcttcacaaggaaaaaatacattttttctattcttttaagtctgtaactatatgagatgatggatgtccactaaacattgtggtaatcatttcatgatgtttgTAAGtctcaatcatatctcaataaaactggaacaaaaaaacGTATCACtattggctcatcaattgtaacaaatgtgccacACCAGTGCACGaagttaataataggggaaactgaggcaggggaaGGAGTGTACGAGcattctctgtactttctgctcaattatCCCGTAAACTTAAAACCGCTCTAATAAAAatctattctatatatttttaatggttaaaaaaacaTAGCTGTTGAATGATTTGTTGAACGGGTAGTAGGAGCAGAGTAATAGGAGACAAAGGAGGGGAATGGTACTGCATTTCGTAGAATTAAACTCGTTGTGAAGCGAATGCAAACTGCTAATAATATCAgatatacaaatatattcatgaaaattgtagattataaaattaaatgccCGTCTTAGTCATTGGTTACCACTATTTTGATGAATAGGTTATTCGTAGCCTATCTTTGTTcaaatgatttgcatatattatgcAAATAAGAACTACCCACAGAAGGCCTATGCCGTGTGATGCACGCCCCTGGCCCCTTGGATTGGCCTGTCAATCCACCTTATTTGTATGACGTGATTTAATAAATGAAGGCCCTCCCCCCTGCTGCTTTCACCTCTCGCGAAGAGAAGCGTGAGTTGGGACTCTTTCCTGGTTACGTAAGCTCCGCCCCCCGGCAAAGAAACCCTTCCGCCCTGTCTTCTAGCTCCGACTCCTTCGCCGAAAGCGCCACGGGCCTAGGATCGTTTCCTTCCACTTTCGGCGTCCCTACGTCTCTCCGTTCCCATCTCTCCACGAACGCACGACGCACGCC from Mesoplodon densirostris isolate mMesDen1 chromosome 10, mMesDen1 primary haplotype, whole genome shotgun sequence encodes the following:
- the AIF1 gene encoding allograft inflammatory factor 1 isoform X2 — encoded protein: MSQTRDLQGGKAFGLLKAQQEERLSEINKQFLDDPKYSSDEDLPSKLEAFKKKYMEFDLNGNGDIDIMSLKRMLEKLEVPKTHLELKKLIREVSSGSGETFSYSDFLKMMLGKRSAILKMILMYEEKAREQEKPTGPPAKKAISELP
- the AIF1 gene encoding allograft inflammatory factor 1 isoform X1 — its product is MNILYTNRWQGGKAFGLLKAQQEERLSEINKQFLDDPKYSSDEDLPSKLEAFKKKYMEFDLNGNGDIDIMSLKRMLEKLEVPKTHLELKKLIREVSSGSGETFSYSDFLKMMLGKRSAILKMILMYEEKAREQEKPTGPPAKKAISELP